The sequence GCTCGCGCTCGCCGACGCGGTGAGCCACCACCGCCCGGTCGCCCTCCGCTACACCACCGCCGACGGCCGGCGCGGCGAGCGCACCCTGCGCCCGTACGGCCTCGTCGCCCACGCGGGCCGGTGGTACGTCGCGGGCGCGGCCGAGCCGAGCGGCGAGGACCGCACGTTCCGGTTGGACCGCATCGCGGACGTACGCACCCTGCCCGGCGCGTTCGAGCCGCCCGCCGACGTCGATCCGGCCGCGCGCGTCCTGACCGGCTTCGCCACCGCGCCGTACCGGTACGAGGTGGTGCTGCGGATCGCGGGCACCACCGAGCAGATCCGCGCCCGCCTGCCCGCGTCCGTGGCGGTCGTGACGGCACCGCCGACCCCGGCGACCGCCTCGGAAGAACCGGACGACCCCGCCCACTGGCCCCGCGTCGAGCTGCACGTGGAACGGCTGGACTGGCTGCCCGGCGTACTCGCCTCGCTCGACCTGCCGTTCGCCATCGAGCGCCCCGACGAACTCCGCGCCCTGGTCACCGCCCTGTCCG comes from Streptomyces sp. NBC_00448 and encodes:
- a CDS encoding helix-turn-helix transcriptional regulator, which gives rise to MARPIARVLTLLELLQSGGIRTVGELADRLGVDERTVRRYVDHLLDLDVPVESVRGRYGGYRLGPGYRMPPLMLNDDEALAVLLGLVAGRRAGLATAAGTASEAAAGETAAAKIRRVLPERLRARLDTVLGSLAFTGPGGEEAAVPDTTVLLALADAVSHHRPVALRYTTADGRRGERTLRPYGLVAHAGRWYVAGAAEPSGEDRTFRLDRIADVRTLPGAFEPPADVDPAARVLTGFATAPYRYEVVLRIAGTTEQIRARLPASVAVVTAPPTPATASEEPDDPAHWPRVELHVERLDWLPGVLASLDLPFAIERPDELRALVTALSDRLHHSAHRRPPGVT